The sequence GTCCAGCAATAATTGAGTACCAGCACAATTAATGCTATTTTGACCAACAATTTTAGGAAAACTTCTAAACGACTTTTTGCTAACATTAAATACCAGCCGGCGAGTAAAATGCCGAGCAGAATTTGAGCAAAGTTGTTGGCTCGAATACCATTAAATAAAGAGGGAATTTCAAACCAATAGACTGCGAGGTATTGAATAATGCCAACAGTAACAATAGCGAATCCGCAATACATTAAGGTGTTATATAGGCTCTCATCCTGCGGTAGGCGGAAGTAAATTAAACATAAAAAGATCGCCGCAATGTTAGCGATAGCAAGTGGATTGTGCTTAGGGGTAAAGCCTATTGAATAAATAAAGTTACCGATAGCAAAAATCAGCAAGAAAGGCAGGATAAAGGTTAAGCGGCTACTTTGCCCACGGCAGATTTCCCCTTTCCATAGCACAATAAAGCTGATTAAAGCGGTAATGAAGATAGCTAATAAATAAGGTGAAATAAAAATAGAATTTGTTGGTGCAGCGTAAAAATTTAAAGCCATCTCGATAAATAGCATTAATACCATTGGCAGAGCCGCATGGGTAGCAATTTCAAGTTTTGACGGCGTATCGTGAGCGTGAGCCATAAATAATCCCAAAAGGTTTAAAGAAAAATGATTTTAGGACAAGATTATGCCATAATAATAGCCGTTTTTTAACTTCAAGAGGGCATAAGAAATGCGAATTTTACATACTATGTTACGTGTGGGCGATTTAGAGCGTTCTATTAAATTTTACACTGAAGTTTTAGGGATGCGTTTATTGCGTAGAAGTGAGAATGAGCAATATAAATACACTTTAGCATTTTTGGGCTATGCTGATGAGAGTGAAAGTGCTGTTATTGAGTTAACTTATAACTGGGGTGTGGATAAATACGAACTGGGCACAGCTTATGGTCATATTGCATTAGGTGTGGATGATATTTACGCCACTATTGAATCTATACGTGCTGCCGGTGGCAAAATTACCCGCGAGCCGGGCCCTGTTTTAGGGGGCAAAACCGTTATTGCATTCGCAGAAGACCCGGACGGTTATAAAATTGAATTTATTGAAAATAAAAACGCACAAGCAGCATTAGGTAACTAATTTTTGCACATGGTTGTGTGACAAGCGGTCGGATTTGTTTGAAAATTTGCAAAAATTTTCGCTAATCAGACCGCTTGTAGTTTAAATTGATGAAGAAAAGAAGATGGAAAAAACAGCGGAACAAGTCGATTATAAATTATTAAAAAATCGTTTTCGGGGCTACTTGCCTGTAGTAATTGATGTTGAAACAGCAGGGTTAAATGCACAGACAGACGCATTATTAGAGCTTGCGGCGATTACGGTGAAAATGGATGAGGAAGGCTATTTAGTGCCTGATCAGAAATGCCACTTCCATATCAAGCCTTTTGAAGGAGCGAATATTAACCCCGAATCGCTGAAGTTTAACGGTATTGATATTGATAACCCACTGCGTGGTGCGGTAGCAGAAAATATTGCGATTCCCGAAATGTTTAAAATGGTTCGTAAGGCAATGAAGGAGCAGGGTTGCCAGCGTGCAGTGATAGTTGCTCATAATGCGGCTTTTGACCAAGGCTTTATACAAGCTGCGGTGAAGCGTATTAATGCTAAACGTGATCCGTTTCACCCTTTTGCCATGTTTGATACCGCAAGTCTTGCCGGTTTTATGTATGGACAAACGGTTTTAGTCAAAGCATGCCAAATGGCTAAAATTGCTTTTGATGGTCACCAAGCACATTCTGCGTTATATGATACGGAAAAAACGGCCGAATTGTTTTGTGCAATGGTCAATCGATTGAAAGATCTGGGTGGCTTTCCATTAGTTTCGCCGGAATAAAGCGGTTAAACTCTTTTATTACTAGCTTAATTGAATCTGTTTTTGAGAAGTTGAAGAGTGATTAGACTTTTTAACTTTTTAGAAGCAGATTTTTTTATTGTTTATAAATTGCTTATATATACATTATAAAATGCTTTATTTCTTTGATTTAGGTAAAATATTTAACTTTTTGTCGGATTATTGTTCGTATAAAAAACTATTTTTATTAACTTTGCTAGCGAGTTCACATAATCAAAATAATCTGATTGTTTTGTTTTTATAAAGGCGTAGCATATTGCTGTTTTAAATTAATTTACTAGATCAAGGAGACTTATTATGGCTATGCCATCTCAACGTTTTTCTCTAACTTGGGTGCTTAATTTATTTGGTACAGCAGTTGGAGCCGGGGTTTTATTTTTACCGATTAATGCCGGTATGGGAGGATTTTATCCACTTGTTATCATGACCTTATTAGTGGGGCCTATGACTTATTTAGCACACCGTGGGTTAACACGTTTTGTACTATCTTCAAAGCATGAAGGGAGTGATATTACTGAAGTTGTGCGTGAACATTTTGGCGATAAAGCAGGTAAATTAATTACACTGCTTTATTTCTTTGCGATTTTTCCGATTTTATTAATTTATGGGGTGGGGATTACCAATACCGTTAGTTCTTTTATTGAAAACCAACTTCAGCTAACAGCACCACCTAGAGTGATTTTATCGTTTATCTTAATTGCAGCAATGATTGGTGTGATGTTATTAAGTGAACAAGTGATGTTAAAAATCACCGCTTGGTTAGTTTATCCGCTAGTCTTTATTTTATTTGGACTATCGATTTATCTTATTCCTGAATGGAATGGTGCGGCATTAAAACAGATGCCGACAACAGGCGATTTTTTAACGACACTTTGGTTGACCATTCCGGTATTGGTTTTTGCTTTTAACCATTCCCCTGCAATTTCATCTTTTGCACTCTCGCAGCAAAATTTCTATAAAGATAGCAATAAAGCAGAAATTGAGGCAAGTAAGGTATTACGTTCAACAGCCTTTATTTTAGTATTATTTGTGATGTTCTTCGTGTTTAGCTGTGTGCTTACACTCACGCCTGAAGAATTGGCCCAAGCAAAAGTACAAAATATTTCGATTTTGTCTTATTTAGCGAATAAATTTGATAATCCGATTATTTCCTATTTTGGTCCTTTCGTTGCCTTTTTAGCAATCGGTAGCTCATTCTTCGGGCATTACTTAGGGGCTCGTGAGGGATTAGAAGGATTAGTCAACCAAATGCGTGAGCACCCGATTGAACCAAGCAAATTCCGTAAAATTACTGCGGTGGTTTTTTTAGTCGTCTTATGGATTGTCGCAACGATTAACCCAAGTATTTTAGGTTTTATTGAAAGTTTAGGTGGACCTATTATTGCGATGATTCTGTTTATTATGCCTGTTTATGCGGTTTACAAAGTGCCGGCATTAGCTCGCTTTAAAAATCTATTTAGTAATGCTTTTGTTTTTGTAATGGGCTGTATAGCTATTTCAGCGATAGTGTACGGATTACTTTAATCCATGTAGAATGACGCCCTTATTTTTATTATTTATTTAAGTATGTGTTTATGATTAGTGTTTTTGATATGTTTAAGGTGGGAATCGGACCGTCCAGTTCCCATACTGTTGGGCCGATGAAAGCGGCGAAAGAATTTGTTGATGACTTACTTAATCGTAAATTTTTAGCAAAAATTGACCGCTTGCGTGTTGATGTTTATGGCTCTCTCTCGTTAACAGGACGTGGGCATAATACAGATACTGCTATTATTATGGGGCTAATGGGCTACCTTCCGCATAATGTTGATATTGAACGTATTGAGCAAACCGTCGCTGATTTAAAATCAACTAAGCAGTTAACCTTAGCTGAAAATAGTCAGCAGCCGAAAGTAATTACTTTTGATTTCTTTGAGGATATGCCTTTTCATCGTGATTTTTTACCGCTACACGAAAATGGCGTTAAGTTTAGTGCTTTTGAGGGGCAAAATTTACTCTTTGAAAATACTTATTACTCCATTGGTGGTGGTTTTATTGTCGATGAGGCGAACTTTGGCAAAGTCCAAGAAAGTGCGATAACAGTACCTTTTCCTTATAAAAATGCAGCAGACCTATTGGCACATTGTAGCGAAAATGGCTTACCGCTTTCTTCTGTGGTGTGGAAAAATGAATTAGCCCTTCACAGTAAAGAAGAAATTTCTGCCTATTTGGCTAAAATTTGGCAAACGATGGAAGCTTGTATCCAACGAGGTATACATACCGAAGGGTTATTACCCGGACCAATAAAAGTGGCTCGCCGTGCTTGCTCATTACGTCGTACATTGGAGGCAAACAGTAAGTTTAATATTGACCCGATGCAGATTATTGACTGGGTAAATATGTTTGCCTTAGCGGTAAATGAAGAAAATGCGGCGGGGGGAAGAGTGGTTACTGCTCCGACTAACGGTGCTTGTGGCATTGTGCCTGCAGTTTTGGCGTATTATGAAAAATTTATTTCCCCACTTAATACCGAAACAATAGAGCGCTATTTGCTTACAGCAAGTGTAATTGGTTCACTTTATAAGATGAATGCCTCCATTTCCGGTGCAGAGGTAGGATGTCAAGGCGAAGTTGGTGTTGCGTGTTCAATGGCAGCGGCTGCTTTAACCGAAATTATGGGGGGAACAGCAGATCAGGTTTGTATGGCTGCTGAAATCGGGATGGAGCATAATCTAGGATTAACTTGCGATCCTGTGGGCGGACAGGTACAGGTGCCTTGTATTGAGCGAAATGCAATTGCATCAGTGAAAGCAATTAATGCCAGCCGTATGGCTTTACGTCGTACAACCCGTCCACAAGTGAGCTTGGATAAGGTTATCGAAACGATGTATGAAACAGGTAAGGATATGAATGCGAAATACCGTGAGACCTCCACCGGTGGTTTAGCTATAAAAATATTACCTTGTGATTAAAACAAAAAAATCCACTTTCATTGAAAGTGGATTTTTTATTCGGATTTAAATGGTAATTAACCCATACCGTATTTTTTTAATTTTTTGCGTAATGTACCACGGTTGATACCGAGCATTGTTGCAGCACGAGTTTGGTTACCACGTGTATATTGCATCACCATATCTAACATCGGGTGTTCGATCTCAGATAATACTAATTCGTATAATTCTGTTGGATCTTCGCCATTTAATTGAGATAAATAGTTTTTTAATGCAGCTTTCACATTGTCACGAAGCGGTTTGCTGACTTGCTGTGCTTGTGCATTTAACATGGTTACTGTTAATGGGTTTTGTGTAGGTTGTTGCTCTAACATTTTTTTCTATCCAACGTTTATTCTTAAGATTCTAACGAATCGATTTAACAAAATCTTCTAATGCATTAAGTTGCTCGTGAGTCGAGCTTAATGTATTAAAAGTGCGTTTAAAATTTGATTCCGGCTGTAATTGTTCAATGTACCAACCAACATGTTTTCTTGCGATTCGATAACCTTTTTCTTCACCATAAAAGAGGTGCAGGTCTTCAATATGCTTAAACATTAATTGATATTTTTCATCTTTGGTCAAGCTTGAATATTGTCCGGTTTCAAAAAAATCATTAATTTCCTTAAATAACCAAGGATTCCCAAAACTGCCCCTACCAATCATGACCGCATCGGCATGAGTATAGTCAAGGACAAACTTTGCCTTGTCTGCAGAGGTAATATCTCCATTAGCTATTACAGGGATTGAAATTGCTTGCTTTACCGCTTTGACACTCTCATATTCAGCCTCGCCATTGAATAAACAGCTGCGAGTACGTCCATGAATAGTTAATGCAGCAATACCTGCTTGCTCTGCGATTTTAGCAATTTGAAGACAATTTCTATTTTCCGGATCCCAGCCTGTTCTAATTTTTAGCGTTACAGGCACATTCACAGCATTCACTACAGCATCTAATATTTGAGCGACTAATTCCGGTTCACGTAGCAGAGCGGAGCCTGCCATTTTTTTATTGACCTTTTTCGCCGGGCAGCCCATATTAATATCAATAATATCGGCACCATACTCAACATTTATTTTTGCAGCTTCAGCCATTTCAGCCGGATCTGATCCTGCAATTTGTACAGCATTGATACCGATTTCTTCATGATGTGCTAAACGCAATCTTGATTTTTCAGTATGCCATACATCAGGGTTAGTGGACATCATTTCTGAAAAGGTTAAGCCTGCACCAAGTTGGTGGCATAAACGCCGAAAAGGTTGGTCAGTAATACCTGCCATAGGTGCAAGGAAAATACGGTTTTTTATTACATATTGTCCTATTTGCATTTTTAACCTTTTATTAACAAATTTGAAGTAATTTTAACCAGAAATATATCCAAATAAAAAGTACGGCAAATACCGTACTTCTTATATAAGCTAATTATCAGCTTTTGCTGACTTGAGGGGGCGTATGATACGCATTTTTTAATCATTTTGGAAGCCTATAAATTGGACAATTTGCAAAAATATTGAAAATATTTCTATTGACATCCCCAAAATAATTAAATTAAGGGTATTTAACCTGAATCAGGTTGCCTTGTGTTTGGTGCCAGTCAATTTCTGCGATGGTAGCAGTTTGAAAGGCAATATTGGCTTGATGATGAGTTAATGAGAGAGCTAGATCGAATACCAGTGGTAGATGAGAAATAACCAAAACCTGTTTTGCTCCCTCATTGCGTAAAAAGTCCAGATAGTTTTCTACCGTATATGGATTACCATCAGGTGTGATTTCATCCCAGATTTCAGTGATAGTAGCAAAATTTTGTGAAAATTTAACCGCTTGCATACCTAAAATGAGTTGCTCAAGTGTTTGCTGAGCTCTTAAATAGGGGCTAACGATAATTTTATCTAATTGGATGTTTTGATTAATTAAATGTTGCCCTAGCCATTGCCCTTGTAATCCAATGCTTTTTATGCCGGAGTCGGTTAAAGAACGAGCTGCATCATTCGGTGCATTAAAACCGGCTTCCCCATGTCGCATAATCCAAATATTCATCACTTTCTCCTTCTGTTTGTATTTAAACTCTTGCAATTTAAGCGTATAATGAACGCCGTTTAAAGCATAATCAATATGTTTAGAAAGATTTTAACTTATATTTCAAATTCATTTACGGAGTCAAATAATGTCTAGAAAACTCAGAAGAACCAAGATTGTTTGTACAATGGGGCCTGCAACGGACCGTGGCAATACTTTAGAAAAAATTATTGCAGCCGGTGCGAACATGGTTCGTATGAACTTCTCTCATGGTGTGCCTGAAGATCACATTGAACGTGCTAATAAAGTGCGTGAAATTGCATCAAGATTAGGCCGTCATGTTGCGATTCTTGGTGATCTTCAAGGTCCTAAAATTCGTGTGTCTACATTTAAAGATGGAAAAATTTTCTTAAATATCGGTGATAAATTTACCTTAGATGCAGATTTACCTCGTGGTGAAGGCTACCAAGAAGCAGTAGGTTTAGATTATAAAAACCTTCCAAATGATGTTGTGCCGGGTGATATTCTTTTATTAGACGATGGTAATGTTCAACTTAAAGTATTAGAAGTTGAAGGAATGAAAGTTCATACTGAAGTGACTGTTGGCGGTCCGCTATCGAATAACAAAGGGATCAATAAATTAGGTGGTGGTTTATCTGCCCCAGCATTAACAGAGAAAGATAAAGAAGATATCAAATTAGCAGCAAAAATTGGAGTAGATTACTTAGCGGTTTCATTTCCACAATCAAGCGCAGACTTACACTATGCTCGTGAATTAGCGAAAGAAGCCGGTTTAGACGCGAAAATCGTTGCTAAAGTTGAACGTGCAGAAACTGTTGCCACCGAAGAGGCAATGGATGACATCATTTTAGGTGCAGATGTTGTGATGGTTGCTCGTGGTGACCTAGGTGTTGAAATCGGTGATGCGGCATTAGTTGGTGTTCAAAAACGTTTAATCCGCCGAGCACGTAAATTAAACCGTGTTGTTATTACTGCAACGCAAATGATGGAATCTATGATCAAAAAACCAATGCCGACCCGAGCAGAGGTGATGGACGTTGCTAACGCGGTATTAGATGGTACTGATGCGGTAATGCTTTCCGGCGAAACGGCAAACGGTGATTATCCGGTTGAAACGGTAAGATCAATGGCTGAAGTGTGCTTAGGTGCGGAAACTATGCCAAGTATTAATATCTCTCGCCATCGTATGGAAGGTTCATTTAAGTCTATTGACGAAGCTGTTGCAATGTCTGCAATGTATACGGCAAACCATTTAGAAGGTGTTTCTGCTATCGTTTCATTAACACATTCTGGTGAAACGGCAAAATTAATGAGCCGTATCAGCTCAGGCTTGCCTATCTATGCTATGTCTCGTAATCAAAAAGCCTTGAATCTCTCTGCTCTTTACCGTGGTGTAACACCGGTATATTACAATGAAGAGAGCCGTACAATGGAAGGTGCAAAAAAAGCGATTGCGACATTAAAAGAGCAAGGTTATTTATTAACCGGTGAATTAGTGCTTTTAACTCACGGTGATGAACTAAGAGCCGGTGGTACAAACACTTGCCGTATTTTAAGAGTTGAATAATTTAAACTTTTGAAATAAAAATCCACGTAAGAATTTACGTGGATTTTTTTATGTCTTAATATAAAACAATGATTTTTAACTGATGTAATCTGTATGAATTCTAAACCTCTTTCTATTTGTATTCTGCGTTTATCTGCTATTGGTGATGTATGCCATACGCTTGCTGTTATTCAAGCTATTCAGCGTCATTACCCAACAGCTGAAATCAGCTGGATTATTGGCAAAACCGAAGCTGTTTTAATGAAAGATATTCCAAATGTAACACTCATTCCTTACGATAAAAAAGCAGGATGGAAAGGAATGTTTACACTATGGC comes from Mannheimia granulomatis and encodes:
- the fis gene encoding DNA-binding transcriptional regulator Fis; translation: MLEQQPTQNPLTVTMLNAQAQQVSKPLRDNVKAALKNYLSQLNGEDPTELYELVLSEIEHPMLDMVMQYTRGNQTRAATMLGINRGTLRKKLKKYGMG
- the pyk gene encoding pyruvate kinase is translated as MSRKLRRTKIVCTMGPATDRGNTLEKIIAAGANMVRMNFSHGVPEDHIERANKVREIASRLGRHVAILGDLQGPKIRVSTFKDGKIFLNIGDKFTLDADLPRGEGYQEAVGLDYKNLPNDVVPGDILLLDDGNVQLKVLEVEGMKVHTEVTVGGPLSNNKGINKLGGGLSAPALTEKDKEDIKLAAKIGVDYLAVSFPQSSADLHYARELAKEAGLDAKIVAKVERAETVATEEAMDDIILGADVVMVARGDLGVEIGDAALVGVQKRLIRRARKLNRVVITATQMMESMIKKPMPTRAEVMDVANAVLDGTDAVMLSGETANGDYPVETVRSMAEVCLGAETMPSINISRHRMEGSFKSIDEAVAMSAMYTANHLEGVSAIVSLTHSGETAKLMSRISSGLPIYAMSRNQKALNLSALYRGVTPVYYNEESRTMEGAKKAIATLKEQGYLLTGELVLLTHGDELRAGGTNTCRILRVE
- the sixA gene encoding phosphohistidine phosphatase SixA; the encoded protein is MNIWIMRHGEAGFNAPNDAARSLTDSGIKSIGLQGQWLGQHLINQNIQLDKIIVSPYLRAQQTLEQLILGMQAVKFSQNFATITEIWDEITPDGNPYTVENYLDFLRNEGAKQVLVISHLPLVFDLALSLTHHQANIAFQTATIAEIDWHQTQGNLIQVKYP
- a CDS encoding aromatic amino acid transport family protein; translation: MAMPSQRFSLTWVLNLFGTAVGAGVLFLPINAGMGGFYPLVIMTLLVGPMTYLAHRGLTRFVLSSKHEGSDITEVVREHFGDKAGKLITLLYFFAIFPILLIYGVGITNTVSSFIENQLQLTAPPRVILSFILIAAMIGVMLLSEQVMLKITAWLVYPLVFILFGLSIYLIPEWNGAALKQMPTTGDFLTTLWLTIPVLVFAFNHSPAISSFALSQQNFYKDSNKAEIEASKVLRSTAFILVLFVMFFVFSCVLTLTPEELAQAKVQNISILSYLANKFDNPIISYFGPFVAFLAIGSSFFGHYLGAREGLEGLVNQMREHPIEPSKFRKITAVVFLVVLWIVATINPSILGFIESLGGPIIAMILFIMPVYAVYKVPALARFKNLFSNAFVFVMGCIAISAIVYGLL
- a CDS encoding L-serine ammonia-lyase, which encodes MISVFDMFKVGIGPSSSHTVGPMKAAKEFVDDLLNRKFLAKIDRLRVDVYGSLSLTGRGHNTDTAIIMGLMGYLPHNVDIERIEQTVADLKSTKQLTLAENSQQPKVITFDFFEDMPFHRDFLPLHENGVKFSAFEGQNLLFENTYYSIGGGFIVDEANFGKVQESAITVPFPYKNAADLLAHCSENGLPLSSVVWKNELALHSKEEISAYLAKIWQTMEACIQRGIHTEGLLPGPIKVARRACSLRRTLEANSKFNIDPMQIIDWVNMFALAVNEENAAGGRVVTAPTNGACGIVPAVLAYYEKFISPLNTETIERYLLTASVIGSLYKMNASISGAEVGCQGEVGVACSMAAAALTEIMGGTADQVCMAAEIGMEHNLGLTCDPVGGQVQVPCIERNAIASVKAINASRMALRRTTRPQVSLDKVIETMYETGKDMNAKYRETSTGGLAIKILPCD
- the dusB gene encoding tRNA dihydrouridine synthase DusB produces the protein MQIGQYVIKNRIFLAPMAGITDQPFRRLCHQLGAGLTFSEMMSTNPDVWHTEKSRLRLAHHEEIGINAVQIAGSDPAEMAEAAKINVEYGADIIDINMGCPAKKVNKKMAGSALLREPELVAQILDAVVNAVNVPVTLKIRTGWDPENRNCLQIAKIAEQAGIAALTIHGRTRSCLFNGEAEYESVKAVKQAISIPVIANGDITSADKAKFVLDYTHADAVMIGRGSFGNPWLFKEINDFFETGQYSSLTKDEKYQLMFKHIEDLHLFYGEEKGYRIARKHVGWYIEQLQPESNFKRTFNTLSSTHEQLNALEDFVKSIR
- the gloA gene encoding lactoylglutathione lyase; the protein is MRILHTMLRVGDLERSIKFYTEVLGMRLLRRSENEQYKYTLAFLGYADESESAVIELTYNWGVDKYELGTAYGHIALGVDDIYATIESIRAAGGKITREPGPVLGGKTVIAFAEDPDGYKIEFIENKNAQAALGN
- the rnt gene encoding ribonuclease T, producing MEKTAEQVDYKLLKNRFRGYLPVVIDVETAGLNAQTDALLELAAITVKMDEEGYLVPDQKCHFHIKPFEGANINPESLKFNGIDIDNPLRGAVAENIAIPEMFKMVRKAMKEQGCQRAVIVAHNAAFDQGFIQAAVKRINAKRDPFHPFAMFDTASLAGFMYGQTVLVKACQMAKIAFDGHQAHSALYDTEKTAELFCAMVNRLKDLGGFPLVSPE